From a single Acidobacteriota bacterium genomic region:
- a CDS encoding response regulator produces the protein MNPARALQTVADLGARALSSAPLSDLLEAGMRAAREVTQAEHAVFFERSPGGDALLMRAGVGWRAGVINRMSLSTGPGSFGRYILQQPTRLVDALPSHPEFGLPAVLRDHGVESMACVRLDGIGHPLGVIAVLNLTDGLPSTEHLTFLQALGNILATAILRQVTEEGLLQSQIRLQSVQKMEAIGRLAGGIAHDFNNLVQAIGGYTEILLREIPKDDPLRRNAEEIHKAGDRAAALTRQLLAFSRQQVLQPSLLDVNHVVLHVEQLLGRLIGEDVELRTYLADDLWPVKADPVQLEQVLMNLAVNARDAMRDGGLLTIETANVELTRSVDGEPFFVVAGPYVLVAVTDTGTGMNAETKARAFEPFFTTKPPGQGTGLGLSMVYGIVKQSGGYIWVDSELGAGTRIRIYLPRADEQLLPLFDAEPVTQAEAGVIAAAPADPPVLPPSQTTLLLVEDEVGVRELIHEWLAGHDYIVHSADDGQQALAVAETLPTIDLLIADVVMPTMGGPALAKRLLQQRPDLKVIFVSGYADEAIGDRRMLDNGASFLQKPFTLEGLLAKVRQVLGDRPSGRGSDVPR, from the coding sequence GTGAATCCCGCGCGTGCGCTCCAGACGGTTGCCGATCTCGGGGCACGCGCGTTGTCGTCCGCGCCCCTGAGCGACCTGCTCGAGGCGGGCATGCGCGCGGCGCGCGAGGTCACGCAGGCCGAGCACGCGGTCTTCTTCGAACGTTCTCCGGGTGGCGATGCGCTGCTGATGCGCGCCGGCGTCGGCTGGCGGGCTGGCGTCATCAACAGGATGTCGCTCAGCACGGGGCCTGGTTCGTTCGGCAGGTACATCCTTCAGCAACCCACGCGGCTGGTCGACGCGTTGCCCTCGCACCCGGAGTTCGGCCTGCCGGCCGTGCTGCGCGATCACGGCGTCGAGTCGATGGCGTGCGTGCGCCTCGACGGCATCGGCCACCCCCTCGGAGTGATCGCCGTCCTGAACCTCACTGACGGGCTCCCCAGCACTGAACACCTGACGTTCCTCCAGGCGCTCGGCAACATCCTGGCCACGGCGATCCTCAGGCAGGTCACCGAAGAGGGGCTCCTCCAGAGCCAGATCCGCCTCCAGAGCGTGCAGAAGATGGAGGCCATCGGCCGGCTGGCCGGCGGCATCGCGCACGACTTCAACAACCTCGTGCAGGCGATCGGCGGGTACACGGAAATCCTGCTGCGAGAGATTCCCAAGGACGATCCGCTGCGCCGCAACGCGGAGGAGATCCACAAGGCCGGCGATCGGGCGGCGGCTCTCACGCGACAACTGCTCGCGTTCAGCCGCCAGCAGGTGTTGCAGCCGTCACTGCTGGACGTCAACCACGTGGTGCTCCACGTGGAGCAGTTGCTCGGACGCCTGATCGGCGAGGACGTCGAGTTGCGGACGTATCTGGCCGATGATCTCTGGCCCGTCAAGGCCGATCCGGTCCAGCTCGAGCAGGTGCTCATGAACCTGGCCGTCAACGCGCGTGATGCCATGCGTGATGGCGGCCTGCTCACCATCGAGACGGCCAACGTCGAGTTGACCCGCTCGGTGGACGGCGAGCCGTTCTTCGTGGTTGCGGGCCCCTACGTGCTGGTGGCCGTGACCGATACGGGCACCGGCATGAACGCCGAGACCAAGGCCCGCGCGTTCGAGCCGTTCTTCACCACCAAGCCACCCGGTCAGGGCACCGGGCTCGGGCTGTCGATGGTGTACGGCATCGTCAAGCAGAGCGGCGGCTACATCTGGGTGGACAGTGAGCTCGGCGCCGGTACGCGCATCAGGATCTACCTGCCGCGCGCCGACGAGCAGTTGCTGCCCTTGTTCGACGCAGAGCCCGTGACTCAGGCAGAGGCTGGCGTCATTGCCGCGGCCCCTGCCGATCCACCCGTTCTGCCACCGTCGCAGACGACGCTGCTGCTCGTCGAGGACGAGGTCGGCGTGCGTGAGTTGATTCACGAATGGCTCGCCGGCCACGACTACATCGTGCATTCGGCCGACGATGGGCAGCAGGCGCTGGCGGTGGCCGAGACGTTGCCGACAATCGACCTGCTGATCGCCGATGTCGTGATGCCGACCATGGGCGGACCGGCGCTGGCCAAGCGCCTCCTGCAGCAGCGGCCCGACCTGAAGGTGATCTTCGTATCGGGATACGCCGACGAGGCCATCGGCGATCGTCGCATGCTCGACAACGGCGCGAGCTTCCTGCAGAAGCCCTTCACGCTCGAAGGTCTGCTCGCGAAGGTCAGACAGGTTCTCGGGGATCGCCCGTCTGGCCGAGGCTCTGACGTGCCGCGCTGA
- a CDS encoding tetratricopeptide repeat protein: protein MDKAEREFLKHNEAADALGTLGVLLAEHGRTIALGTVAVLLLVGGFFGYRAFTARTEERAQTQLAAALEVMSAPLGSAIDLTAAAPPSTETYPTALARADAALKQLLATADAYARTDAGLRARYYAASLYAETDRPQEAATAFTQVRDQAGAPTLLGRMAALGLASMQVRQQQFDPAIALLQELSQRRDGPLPTDAVLVQLADAYQAAGRAAEAAQTLQRVVDEFPQSPYAADARQRVEALQATTSKAS from the coding sequence ATGGACAAAGCTGAACGTGAGTTCTTGAAGCACAACGAAGCGGCAGACGCCCTGGGGACGCTGGGTGTGCTCCTGGCCGAGCACGGGCGCACCATCGCGCTGGGGACGGTCGCCGTCCTGCTGCTCGTAGGGGGATTCTTCGGGTATCGGGCCTTCACGGCCAGGACCGAAGAGCGGGCGCAGACGCAGCTGGCCGCCGCGCTCGAGGTCATGAGTGCCCCGCTCGGCAGCGCGATCGACCTGACGGCCGCGGCGCCGCCGTCGACCGAGACGTATCCGACAGCCCTCGCGCGTGCCGACGCTGCCCTGAAGCAACTGCTTGCCACCGCCGACGCGTACGCGCGCACCGACGCCGGGCTGCGGGCCCGCTACTACGCGGCGTCGCTCTACGCGGAGACCGACCGTCCGCAGGAGGCGGCCACGGCCTTCACGCAGGTGCGTGATCAGGCAGGGGCCCCGACGTTGCTCGGACGGATGGCCGCCCTCGGACTCGCCAGCATGCAGGTGCGCCAGCAGCAGTTCGATCCTGCGATCGCCCTGCTGCAGGAACTCTCGCAGCGCCGCGACGGCCCGCTGCCGACAGACGCCGTACTGGTCCAGCTCGCCGATGCCTATCAGGCCGCTGGTCGTGCGGCGGAGGCCGCTCAGACGCTCCAGCGCGTGGTCGACGAGTTCCCACAGAGTCCCTACGCCGCCGACGCGCGCCAGCGCGTCGAGGCGCTGCAGGCCACGACGTCAAAGGCCTCCTGA
- a CDS encoding adenine phosphoribosyltransferase, whose product MTTQLLQSKIRHVPDFPKPGILFYDITTLLRDAEGLRLSLDAMGQPYHDAGVDLVVGMESRGFIFGAALADRLQAGFVPVRKPGKLPAKSVGVSYALEYGTDTLEVHADAITPGQRVLIVDDLLATGGTAAATIQLVSGLGGDIVGCAFLVELTFLDGRARLGTVPVHAVMQYDA is encoded by the coding sequence ATGACCACACAGCTGCTCCAGAGCAAGATTCGTCACGTCCCTGACTTTCCGAAACCGGGAATTCTCTTCTACGACATCACCACGTTGCTGCGCGATGCCGAGGGGCTGCGCCTCTCGCTCGATGCGATGGGGCAGCCGTATCACGACGCCGGTGTCGATCTGGTGGTCGGGATGGAGAGCCGCGGCTTCATCTTCGGCGCGGCGCTGGCAGACCGTCTGCAGGCCGGGTTCGTGCCGGTGCGAAAGCCGGGGAAGTTGCCCGCCAAGTCGGTAGGCGTGTCGTATGCGCTCGAGTACGGTACCGACACGCTGGAGGTCCACGCCGACGCCATCACGCCCGGGCAGCGCGTCCTCATCGTCGACGACCTGCTCGCGACGGGGGGGACGGCGGCGGCGACGATCCAACTCGTGTCGGGGCTCGGCGGAGACATCGTGGGCTGCGCCTTCCTCGTGGAACTCACCTTCCTCGATGGCCGCGCGCGACTCGGGACCGTGCCCGTCCACGCCGTGATGCAGTACGACGCGTAA